A stretch of DNA from Limnohabitans sp. MORI2:
CTCTTTCAATGTCAGCGCCAATCGCGCGCAGCTTGGCTTCCATCTTGTCGTAACCACGGTCGAGGTGATAGATGCGATCCACCAAGGTTTCGCCGTCGGCGACCAGGCCTGCAATCACCAGCGAAGCCGAGGCACGCAAATCGGTGGCCATGACGGTCGCGCCTGAGAGTTGCTTGACGCCTTCAATCACCGCCACTTTGCCGTCAATTTGAATGTGAGCGCCCAAGCGCACCAACTCGTTCACGTGCATGAAGCGGTTTTCAAAAATAGTTTCGGTCACCTTGGAAGCGCCTTGGGAAATGGCGTTCAAAGCCATAAACTGCGCTTGCATGTCGGTGGGAAAACCTGGGTACTCGGTGGTGCGGAAGTTTTGCGCTTTGAGGTGCGCATACGCAGGCGCGGTGCTTTGCACGCGAATGCCTTGGTCGTTGGCGGTGATGGTGACACCTGCATCACGCAGCTTGTCGATGACCGCGTCCAAATGATCGGCGCGGGCGTGGCGCAAAAACACATCGCCACCCGTGGCTGCCACGGCGCACAAGAAGGTGCCAGCTTCAATGCGGTCAGCCACCACTTTGTGGGTGCACCCGTGCAAGCGATCCACACCCTGAATGTGAATGCGGCTGGTGCCGTGGCCTTCAATCTTCGCGCCCATGGCAATGAGCATTTCGGCCAAGTCGGGAATCTCGGGTTCTTGCGCCGCGTTTTCGAGCACGGTTTCGCCCTCGGCCAAAGCTGCGGCCATGAGGAAGTTTTCAGTTCCGGTCACGGTCACCATGTCGGTAGCAATGCGTGCGCCGTGCAAGCGTGTGCGACCTGCGGGCAAGTGCGCCACCATGTAGCCGTGCTCTACATCAATGACTGCACCCATGGCTTGCAAGCCTTTGATGTGTTGGTCCACAGGGCGTGAGCCAATGGCGCAACCACCGGGCAGAGACACCTTGGCTTTGCCAAAGCGCGCCAGCAAGGGACCGAGTGCGAGCACCGAAGCGCGCATGGTTTTGACCAACTCATAAGGTGCTTCGGGGTTATTCAAACCGCCGGCATCTAAGCTGACTGTGCCGTCGTCTGCACGCTCGGCCGTCACGCCCATGTTGCGGATGAGCTTGAGCATGGTGGCCACGTCTTGCAACTGCGGCACGTTTTGCAAGATGACGGGCTGGTCTGTCAACAAGGCTGCGCACAGCTCGGGCAGGGCCGCATTTTTAGCGCCAGAAATCAGCACTTCACCGTTAAGGGTGCGGCCGCCGCGAACGAGTAATTTGTCCATCTGTTGAGAGCTTTCTTTAGGCTTGGTTCGCTGCGGCCTGCCATTCGCTAGGCGTGTAGGTTTTCATGGACAAGGCATGCACCTCGTCGGTTTTGATTTTGTCGCCCAAGGTGGCGTACACACGCTGGTGGCGTTGAATGAGACGCTTGCCTTCAAACTCGGCGGACACCAAAGTGGCGTACCAATGGCGGCCATCGCCCTCGACGTGCAAATGCTCGCAGGACAGACCTGCGGCAATGATGGCTTGTAGTTGTTCGGCAGTCATAGTTATCCTCGAATTTTGTAACCCGTGCGCAGCAAGTTCACGGCCACGGCCGACACCAACAACGCGCACACACCCACCACACCCAAACTCAACCAAGGCGATACATCGCTTTGGCCAAAGAAGCCAAAACGGAAACCGTCGATCATGTAGAAGAAGGGATTGAGGTGGCTCACACCTTGCCAAAACGCAGGCAAGGAATGGATGGAATAAAACACGCCGCTCAAAAACGTCATGGGCATGATGATGAAGTTTTGAAACGCGGCCATTTGGTCAAACTTATCGGCCCACAAACCCGCAATGAGCCCGAGCGAGCCGAGCATGAACGCGCCCAGCACCGCAAAGGTGATGACCCACAAGGGCTGCACGGGCATGAGCGAAAAATTCAGCACCGACGACTGCCACACAAACAGCACGCCCGCCAAAAACACACCCGCCCCCACAATGAGGCCGCGCACCATCGCCGAGAGCGCATAGGCAAAAAACCAATGCCAGTGCGAGAGCGGCGTGAGCAGCAAAAACACCAAGTTGCCCATGATCTTGCTTTGCACCATGGACGACGAGCTGTTGGCAAACGCGTTTTGCAACACGCTCATCATCACCAAGCCAGGAATAAGAAACGCGGTGTAGCTCACACCCTCAAACACCTGCACATGCTCTTCGAGTACGTGGCCAAAAATCATCAGGTACATCACTGCCGTGAGCACGGGCGCCGCCACGGTTTGGAAACTGACTTTCCAAAAGCGCAGCACTTCTTTGTAAAACAGAGCGGTCCAGCCGTTCATCATGCTTGGCCTCCGCTGGCGTGTTGCATCACATCGAGGAACACGTCTTCTAAATCGGCTTTGCGAATTTCCACATCTTGGGCTTGCAAGCCGGCTTCGCGCACCGCGGCCAAATGGCGTTCAATGTCGGTAGCATCGTTGGCAGGCAGCTGCACGATGCGGCCAATCACACGGGCTTGCGCGGCCAGCGCCGCAGGCAGCTCGCCATCGAGCTTGAAGCGCAGCACGCTGCTGGATGCGGCCTTGAGCAAGGCCGAGGTGCTGTCGAGCGCCACCACCTTGCCTTGCTTGAGCATGGCGATGCGGCTGCACAAGGCCTCAGCTTCTTCGAGGTAGTGCGTGGTCAGCAACACGGTGCTGCCCTCGCGGTTGAGTTTGGCAATGAACTGCCACAGCGTTTGGCGCAGCTCCACGTCCACACCGGCCGTGGGCTCGTCGAGCACGATGACGGGGGGCTTGTGCACCAAGGCCTGCGCCACCAACATGCGGCGCTTCATGCCGCCTGAGAGTTGGCGCATGTTGTGATTGGCTTTGTCGGAGAGACCGAGGCTATGGAGCAACTCATCAATCCAGTCGTCGTTGTGCTGAATGCCAAAGTAGCCCGACTGAAACTTGAGTGCTTCACGCACATTGAAAAATGGGTCGAACACCAGCTCTTGCGGCACCACGCCCAACATGCGGCGCGCCTCTGCAGATTGGTTGGTCACGTCGACGCCATGCACCAGCACAGAACCTGATGTAGCTTTGGCCAACCCTGCCAAGATGCTGATGAGCGTGGTTTTCCCCGCGCCGTTGGGGCCCAAGAGGCCAAAGAACTCGCCTTTTTGGACATCAAAGCGCACGCCGTCCAAAGCCTGAAACGGACCTCGGGCGGTTTGGAATATTTTGGAGACGGATTGAAAAGAGATAGCGGGCATGAGTAGCCTTAGATTTTAAGGCTTTACCAAGACCCTGACTTAGTCCAGCAAAGTGCTGAGCCCGTAAACCTTAGCCAAGGTTTGCGCACGCTCGGGCAACCCCACAATGCGCAGCTTTGCACCACGCGCCAACACCGCCCGCCGACAGGCCAAGATCACGGCCAAAGCGGATGAATCGAACTGAGTCAAAGCCGACGCATTCAACACCGCCTCTCCTCCATCGGACACACAAGCACTGAGCAAAGGCGCTAATTCATCAGTCACAGCTTGCGCTTGCGCCTGCATCAGCACTGCAGGCAATGCAACTGAAGTGTAGGCGGCAGATGTCATGGCTTATTTGGACGCGCGAGCGTTGGCCTTGTTGCGATCGACCAAACTGGCGATCAAGCCATCGACGCCTTTGGCGTTGATTTCTTGGGCAAACTGGGTTTTGTAGTTCTCAACCAACCAAATACCCATGACGTTCATGTTGTAAACCTTCCATGAACCATCGGTTGTTTTTTCAACGCGGTAGTCGAGCTGAATGGGGTCGCCCTTGCCTCGCACTTCGGTGCGCACCAAAACTTCCTTGTCGTCAGCAGCTGCACGCAAAGGCTTCACCGAAATAGTTTGGTCACTCACTTGTCCCAGTGCGCCTGCATAGGTACGCACCAGCAAGGTTTTGAATTCTTCTTGCAGTCGCTTTTGCTGTTCAGGGGTGGCTTGGCGCCAGCCTGGCCCGACAGCAGAAGCTGTCATGCGTAAAAAATTGACATTGGGCATGACGCGCTGGTCTACCAACACGATGATTTTGTTGATGTCACCGTTACGAATGGATTTATCTGCCTTGATGGCCTCCAAGATGTCTGACGATACACGCTTGATGAACGCATCTGCGGCTTCGTCGCTGGCCTGCGCTGCGCCACCTAAGCCGAGTGCAAACACACCCAAAGCCCAAGCGGCCAGTGTGCGACGTGTCAAAAAGCGGGTCATGGTTTCAAACTCCAAAATTTCAATTCTTCTTCAACGCGCGATGACGTCACTTGGCTGACGGTTTCGCAGCTTCAGCACTGGGGTCTTCCAATGGCTCGTCATCAGGTGGATTGCCGTCGTACACCTGATTGCGACGGAATTGCAGATACGAATCACGCGTAAAACTGTATTTATCGATAGCAGCACCCGTGAGCAAATCTGAAGTCTTCAGCAAACTGGCGCGCTTGTCGACGATTCGAGCGGCCATAGCCACATTACGTTCGGCGATATCGTCGTGCTTGCTCACCAAATCAGTCGACAACTCCAATGGCAAGACCGAGGTGTCACGCAACGTAGACGGTCCAAACACCGGCAAGACCACATAAGGACCATCTGGCACGCCCCAATAGCCCAAGGTTTGCCCCAAATCTTCAGGGTGACGTTGCAAACCTATTTCAGTTGCCACGTCAAAAATACCGTAGATGCCCAGCGTGGTGTTGACCACCACCCGCATCAACGACTCCGCTGTCTCACGCCCTTTGAGCTGCAAACCGTTGTTCACGGTGGAGAACACATCTGCCAAGTTGCGAAAGAAATTACCAATGCCTGTTTGCACGAGCTGCGGTGTGTAATCACGGTAACCCGTGGCAGCAGGCTTGAGCACGTTGTCATCCAAGACATCGTTGAACCTAGACACACTGCGATTCATCGGCTCCAAGGGATCTTTGGGATTGGCGCCAGGGCCTGTGGCACAACCAGTGCTGAGTAGCGTCAGGGCCACCAAAGCCGCATAGGCACAGCCGCGTTTACACACATCCAGCATCACTTACCACCCTTGTCTGCGCCATCAGCTGCCTTGTTGTAGAGGAACTGGCTGATCAGATTTTCCAGCACCACGGCCGATTGGGTGGCTTGAATACGATCGCCATTGGCCAAGTTATCAGCTTCTGAACCTGCCTCGATGCCAATGTATTGCTCCCCCAACAAACCGCTGGTGAGAATTTTCAAAGAGCTGTCTTTGGGAAATTGGTAACGGCTCTCGATGCTCATGGTCACTGTGGCTTGGAAGGTTTTGTCGTCGAACGTGACGTTTTCCACACGGCCCACCACCACACCAGCGCTCTTTACCGCGGCTTGACGCTTCAAACCACCAATGTTGTCAAAGCGGCCACTCACGGTGTACGTAGATTGAAAATTCAAAGTCAGTAGGTTGGCCGACTTCAATGCCAAGAACAAAATGGCCGCTGCGCCTAAGAGCACAAACAAACCTACCCACACATCAACTTTGGAGCGTTGCATAGCTTCCTCGATTCATCAAATACTGAACATCATGGCAGTGAGGATGAAGTCCAACCCCAACACGGCCAACGAAGCGACCACCACCGTTTTAGTCGTGGCGCGCGAAACACCTTCGGGCGTGGGCTGTGCTTCATAGCCTTGCAGCAGCGCCACAAACGTCACGGTCACACCGAACACGATGCTTTTGACCACGCCATTGCCCACGTCTTTCCACACGTCGACGCCGCCTTGCATCTGACTCCAGAACGAGCCGGCATCCACGCCAATCATCAACACGCCCACCATCCAGCCGCCCAAAATACCCACGGCGCTGAACACCGCCGAGAGCAATGGCAAAGCGATGACGCCGCCCCAAAAGCGTGGGCCCAAGATACGGCGCACAGGGTCAACAGCCATCATGTCCATGGCGCTGAGTTGCTCGCCCGCTTTCATCAAACCAATTTCAGCGGTGAGCGATGTGCCGGCGCGGCCCGCAAACAACAAGGCGCTCACCACGGGGCCTAGCTCGCGCACCAAGCTCAACGCCACCAACAAACCCAGCGCTTCGGCAGAGCCATAACGCTGCAAGGTGTAGTAGCCCTGCAAGCTGAGCACAAAACCCACAAACAAGCCCGACACCGCAATGATGGCGAGCGAGTAGTTGCCCAAGAAATGCACTTGGTCACGCACCAAACCAAAGCGGCGCATATTGCTACCAAACAAACCCACAAGGCGAATGAACAAGCGAGCACCCAACCCCAAGCCGGCTAAGTAGCTTCGCACTGCAAAACCGACGTTTGCTACGAATTTCATGCCTCACCCTCCACACCAAAGTCTTGCGCCACGGTTGGGCCTGGGTAGTGGAAACGCACAGGGCCATCCGGCGCTGCGGTGACAAACTGTTTGACCAAGGGGTCGGTGCTGTGGCGCACTTCGTCAGGTGTGCCTTGTGCGGCAATCTTGCCGTTGGCCAGCACAATGACTTGGTCAGCAATGTGGAAAGTCTCATCCAAGTCATGCGACACGATGATGCTAGTCAAGCCGAGTGCATCGTTGAGTTGGCGAATCAAACGTGCAGCCGTACCGAGGGAAATTGGATCCAAGCCAGCAAAGGGCTCGTCATACATGATGAGCTCTGGATCAAGCGCCATGGCACGGGCCAAGGCCACACGGCGAGCCATACCGCCCGAGACTTCGCTAGGCATCAAATCGCGTGCGCCACGCAGCCCCACAGCTTCGAGCTTCATCAACACGATGTCACGAATCATGGACTCACTCAAGTCCGTGTGCTCACGCAGTGGGAAGGCCACGTTGTCAAACACGCTCAGGTCAGTGAACAACGCGCCAAACTGAAACAACATACCCATGCGGCGACGCACGGCGTACAAATCGGTGGGATTCAGAGCTGCGACTTCTTGTCCATCAAATGTGAGGCTGCCGGACTGCGCACGGTATTGGCCGCCAATCAAACGCATCACCGTGGTTTTGCCACCACCTGACGCCCCCATCAGCGCCGTGACTTTGCCACGCGGAATGCTGAGCGTTATGCCATCCAAAATGACGCGTTCGCCGTAGCCAAAGCGAATGTCATGCAGCTCGACCAAATTGGAAGCGCTTGGATTTAATGAATAAGTGTGAGTCATAGAAACAAAAGCTGGCCTGTTCATGAAACAGGTCAGCCTTTGCCATTTTAGAGCCAAGCCCTTACAGGCTTGTAAAGATGAGAAATTAACGAGGCAAAGTTGTGCTACCCATCAAGAACTCGTCCACCGCACGCGCAGCTTGACGGCCTTCGCGGATGGCCCAGACCACCAAAGATTGGCCACGACGCATGTCGCCAGCAGCAAACACTTTGGGCACATTGGTGGCGTAGCCACCCTGCTCATCGGTGCTGGCCTTGGCATTGCCACGAGCGTCTTTGTCCACGCCGAAGCCTTCCAAAATGGTGGCCACGGGGTTCACAAAGCCCATCGCCAAGAACACGAGGTCGGCCTTGAATTCTTTTTCGGTGCCTGGCACTTCGGTCAGCTTACCGTCTTTCATTTCGACTTGGACGGTTTTCAATGCGGTGAGTTTGCCGTCTTTACCCACGAACTCTTTGGTAGAGATGGCGAACTCGCGCTTGAGCAAGCCTTTTTCTTCGCTCTCGTCATGGCTGGAGCTGGTGCGCAGCTTCAGGGGCCAGTAAGGCCACACCAAAGGCTTGTCCTCTTGCTCGGGTGGCATGGGCATCACTTCAAACTGTGTGACGCTGGCTGCACCGTGGCGTGTGCTGGTGCCCACGCAGTCGGAGCCGGTGTCGCCACCGCCGATGACGATGACGTGTTTGCCATCCGCACGAATTTGGTCTTTGAGCTTGTCGCCTGCGTTGACCTTGTTTTGCTGGGGCAAGAACTCCATGGCGAAATGCACGCCGCTGAG
This window harbors:
- a CDS encoding STAS domain-containing protein, whose translation is MTSAAYTSVALPAVLMQAQAQAVTDELAPLLSACVSDGGEAVLNASALTQFDSSALAVILACRRAVLARGAKLRIVGLPERAQTLAKVYGLSTLLD
- the murA gene encoding UDP-N-acetylglucosamine 1-carboxyvinyltransferase, encoding MDKLLVRGGRTLNGEVLISGAKNAALPELCAALLTDQPVILQNVPQLQDVATMLKLIRNMGVTAERADDGTVSLDAGGLNNPEAPYELVKTMRASVLALGPLLARFGKAKVSLPGGCAIGSRPVDQHIKGLQAMGAVIDVEHGYMVAHLPAGRTRLHGARIATDMVTVTGTENFLMAAALAEGETVLENAAQEPEIPDLAEMLIAMGAKIEGHGTSRIHIQGVDRLHGCTHKVVADRIEAGTFLCAVAATGGDVFLRHARADHLDAVIDKLRDAGVTITANDQGIRVQSTAPAYAHLKAQNFRTTEYPGFPTDMQAQFMALNAISQGASKVTETIFENRFMHVNELVRLGAHIQIDGKVAVIEGVKQLSGATVMATDLRASASLVIAGLVADGETLVDRIYHLDRGYDKMEAKLRAIGADIERVK
- the mlaD gene encoding outer membrane lipid asymmetry maintenance protein MlaD; translated protein: MQRSKVDVWVGLFVLLGAAAILFLALKSANLLTLNFQSTYTVSGRFDNIGGLKRQAAVKSAGVVVGRVENVTFDDKTFQATVTMSIESRYQFPKDSSLKILTSGLLGEQYIGIEAGSEADNLANGDRIQATQSAVVLENLISQFLYNKAADGADKGGK
- a CDS encoding ABC transporter ATP-binding protein, producing MTHTYSLNPSASNLVELHDIRFGYGERVILDGITLSIPRGKVTALMGASGGGKTTVMRLIGGQYRAQSGSLTFDGQEVAALNPTDLYAVRRRMGMLFQFGALFTDLSVFDNVAFPLREHTDLSESMIRDIVLMKLEAVGLRGARDLMPSEVSGGMARRVALARAMALDPELIMYDEPFAGLDPISLGTAARLIRQLNDALGLTSIIVSHDLDETFHIADQVIVLANGKIAAQGTPDEVRHSTDPLVKQFVTAAPDGPVRFHYPGPTVAQDFGVEGEA
- a CDS encoding ABC transporter ATP-binding protein, which gives rise to MPAISFQSVSKIFQTARGPFQALDGVRFDVQKGEFFGLLGPNGAGKTTLISILAGLAKATSGSVLVHGVDVTNQSAEARRMLGVVPQELVFDPFFNVREALKFQSGYFGIQHNDDWIDELLHSLGLSDKANHNMRQLSGGMKRRMLVAQALVHKPPVIVLDEPTAGVDVELRQTLWQFIAKLNREGSTVLLTTHYLEEAEALCSRIAMLKQGKVVALDSTSALLKAASSSVLRFKLDGELPAALAAQARVIGRIVQLPANDATDIERHLAAVREAGLQAQDVEIRKADLEDVFLDVMQHASGGQA
- a CDS encoding ABC transporter permease, with amino-acid sequence MNGWTALFYKEVLRFWKVSFQTVAAPVLTAVMYLMIFGHVLEEHVQVFEGVSYTAFLIPGLVMMSVLQNAFANSSSSMVQSKIMGNLVFLLLTPLSHWHWFFAYALSAMVRGLIVGAGVFLAGVLFVWQSSVLNFSLMPVQPLWVITFAVLGAFMLGSLGLIAGLWADKFDQMAAFQNFIIMPMTFLSGVFYSIHSLPAFWQGVSHLNPFFYMIDGFRFGFFGQSDVSPWLSLGVVGVCALLVSAVAVNLLRTGYKIRG
- a CDS encoding ABC transporter substrate-binding protein, with the protein product MTRFLTRRTLAAWALGVFALGLGGAAQASDEAADAFIKRVSSDILEAIKADKSIRNGDINKIIVLVDQRVMPNVNFLRMTASAVGPGWRQATPEQQKRLQEEFKTLLVRTYAGALGQVSDQTISVKPLRAAADDKEVLVRTEVRGKGDPIQLDYRVEKTTDGSWKVYNMNVMGIWLVENYKTQFAQEINAKGVDGLIASLVDRNKANARASK
- a CDS encoding VacJ family lipoprotein, producing the protein MLDVCKRGCAYAALVALTLLSTGCATGPGANPKDPLEPMNRSVSRFNDVLDDNVLKPAATGYRDYTPQLVQTGIGNFFRNLADVFSTVNNGLQLKGRETAESLMRVVVNTTLGIYGIFDVATEIGLQRHPEDLGQTLGYWGVPDGPYVVLPVFGPSTLRDTSVLPLELSTDLVSKHDDIAERNVAMAARIVDKRASLLKTSDLLTGAAIDKYSFTRDSYLQFRRNQVYDGNPPDDEPLEDPSAEAAKPSAK
- the mlaE gene encoding lipid asymmetry maintenance ABC transporter permease subunit MlaE, with the translated sequence MKFVANVGFAVRSYLAGLGLGARLFIRLVGLFGSNMRRFGLVRDQVHFLGNYSLAIIAVSGLFVGFVLSLQGYYTLQRYGSAEALGLLVALSLVRELGPVVSALLFAGRAGTSLTAEIGLMKAGEQLSAMDMMAVDPVRRILGPRFWGGVIALPLLSAVFSAVGILGGWMVGVLMIGVDAGSFWSQMQGGVDVWKDVGNGVVKSIVFGVTVTFVALLQGYEAQPTPEGVSRATTKTVVVASLAVLGLDFILTAMMFSI
- a CDS encoding BolA family protein, which gives rise to MTAEQLQAIIAAGLSCEHLHVEGDGRHWYATLVSAEFEGKRLIQRHQRVYATLGDKIKTDEVHALSMKTYTPSEWQAAANQA